GAAGGGCATGCTGGCGTCCTTGCTGGCTGTGGTTCGGAGAGAGTACCCCACGGGGATAGTGGCGGCCAAGATCGCCAGAGGGTGCCCTGCTAAGACGTTGTTTCTCGTCCCGCTTTGATCTCATTCAGGGAATACCGGGACGCGTTTGCCCAACGGTCGTCATAGGTGCGTAAGCGTCTAGAGAACCCCTGCTGGGCTCCGACTCCGCCTCGAAGACGCGGCCGGCGGTTGGGTGGCGCGGTGTTTCTGATTGACCCAGGCGACACCAGCCGCCACGAGCTCGCGGTTATTCCATTCGTCGCCAGCGTGAAATTGCGCCACGGTCCACGGTGGTGGTCGCACACAAAGAACGGCCGAAGGCGAGCCGGGCCAGCAGCTGGGTGGCATCGCGGCCGTAAGGCTGATCGCGTTCTGAGGTGTCGATGTCGGCGAGCCGGAGCTTCACCGACCGCGCTTGGAGGCTCTCTGCCAGGTGGCGGGTGTCGCCATCTACCACCCGGGCCACTTGGCCCCGCATATCACAGTATGGGCGGCGTGAGCCGCCAGGGTGAGGGTCCCGAGGACAAGGTTGGGCCCGATGCTGCGGCTGAGCGTGGGCGCGCCTCCTTTCGTTGGGCTATCTGACGACGTTGACCGGTAGCCAGTTTGGTAGCCAGTTTAGTATTTACTAATTTTCTTTTCCGTAACTCTTTGTTTTTTGGTGGGCCGTGTTGGATTCGAACCAACGACCACCTGATTAAAAGTCAGATGCTCTACCAACTGAGCTAACGGCCCGTGTTCTGTATTTGCCGGGGACGCGGATGATAGCCCATAAGGCGCCCGCAACCCAAAATCGGGCACCGCCGTGACCTTGAATTTGTGGCACCATAGCCCTATGTTGCCTACCTAGTTTGCAAGATGCGTGCCGAGGACGCCGACGATGCCAATCTATGAATACCGATGCGATAAATGCGGCCACGAGATGGAGGCCATACAGAAAATGAGTGACGACCCGCTCATCGAGTGTCCCGCCTGCGGCGAGGCCGCTTTGCGCAAGCTCGTCTCGGCGGCCGGTTTTCATCTCAAGGGAAGCGGATGGTATGTCACCGATTTTCGTGACAAGGGCAAGAAGCCCGGGGGGAATGGCACCAAAAGCGGTGGCGCCAAATCGACCAAGGATGGGCCCGACTCCTCTAAGGCAGGCGGCTCGGACAAAGGGGCCGGCGCCACTGCCGGGTCCGGTAGCGGCACCCAGGGCTCCAGCAACAAAGGCGGTTGAGGGGACCCCGGCCGCCGAGCCGGTAAGCCGTACCGTGGCGGCAAAGGCCCGGTCGGATTTGTTGCACGGCCCCCCGTCCTTACGTAACCTTCCCGCTTTTTACCAGCCGGAATCCTCAGTCCATGCGCAGCCATTATTGTGGTGATCTCAACGAAACCCATTTGGACCAGGGGATAACCCTGTGCGGTTGGGTTCATCGGCGGCGGGACCACGGCGGGGTCATTTTCATCGACCTGCGGGACCGTGAGGGCGTGGCCCAGGTGGTGATCGATCCCGATACCCCCGAGGCATTCGCCCTGGCGGAGCAGGTGCGCAGCGAATACGTGCTGCGCATCACGGGCCGGGTGCGCCGGCGCCCCGCGGGCACCGAGAACAGGGAACTGCCCACGGGCATGGTAGAGGTGCTGGGCAAGGAGCTGGAGATCCTCAACACCGCCAAGACCCCGCCGTTCCAGCTGGACGACGAGGATGTCCATGAGGAAAACCGCCTGCGCTATCGTTACGTGGATTTGCGGCGACCCGAGATGCAGCAGCGGCTGCGCACCCGGACCCTCATCACCCGCACCCTGCGGGCCTTCCTGGATGCCCGCGGCTTTCTGGACATCGAGACCCCCATGCTCACCCGGGCGACGCCCGAGGGGGCGCGGGACTATTTGGTACCCAGCCGCACCCACGGCGGCAGCTTCTTCGCGCTGCCCCAGTCCCCCCAGCTGTTCAAACAACTGCTCATGATGTCGGGCATGGACCGCTACTATCAGATCGCCCGCTGCTTCCGCGACGAGGACCTGCGGGCCGATCGCCAGCCGGAGTTCACCCAGCTGGACATTGAGACGTCCTTCATGGACGAGGACGACATCATGGCCCTGGTGGAGGACATGGTGCGGGAGCTCTTCGCGACGGTGCTGGATACCGCCCTGCCCGAGCCGTTTCCGCGCATGAGCTATGCCGAGGCCATGACGCGCTTCGGCAGCGACCGACCCGACCTGCGGGTGGATCTGGAGCTGGTGGACGTGGGCGATGTCATGGTGGACGTGGACTTCAAGGTCTTCTCCGGCCCCGCCCGCGACGCCGACGGCCGAGTGGCGGCCCTACGGGTGCCCGGCGGCGGGCGTCTCACCCGCTCCCAGATCGACGACTACACCCGCTTCGTGGGGATCTACGGCGCCAAGGGCCTGGCCTATATCAAGGTCAACGACCATGGCGCGGGACGGGAGGGCCTGCAGTCACCCATCCTGAAGTTCCTGCCCGACGATGCCGTCACCGCCATCATGGAGCGCAGCGGCGCCACCACCGGCGATCTTGTCTTCTTCGGCGCCGACAAGGCGGGGGTGGTCAACGAGGCCTTGGGGGCCCTGCGCCTCAAGGTGGCCGAGGACGTGGGGTTGGTCAACCCCGGTTGGCGACCGGTGTGGGTGGTGGATTTCCCCATGTTCGAATGGGACGACGCCAGCCGGCGCTGGTATGCCCTGCACCACCCCTTCACGGCACCCCGGGATCCGGACATGACGGTACTTGCCCAGGAGCCCCACCGGGCCCTGTCCCGGGCCTACGACCTGGTGCTAAACGGCACCGAGCTGGGGGGCGGTTCCATCCGTATCCACCAGCCCGCGACCCAGATGGCCATCTTCAAGCTGCTGGGCATCGAGGAGGACGAGGCCCGGGAGAAATTCGGCTTCCTGGTGGACGCCCTGGAGTATGGCTGCCCGCCCCACGGCGGCATCGCCTTCGGCCTCGACCGCATCGCCATGCTGATGACGGGGTCGCCGTCCATCCGCGATGTCATCGCCTTCCCCAAGACCCAGACGGCGGCCTGCATGCTCACCGCGGCGCCGGCGCCGGTGCCCGACAGCCAGCTACGCGACCTGAACATCCGCCTGCGCCACAAGGAAAAGTAGGCCGCAGGCGGGCCGCGGCCGGGCGAGGGCGGCGGAATCGGTTGACTCGAGACCGCCGGAAGTCAAGCATGTGATGCTCCCATGGCCACGGCGCCGGGTCATGGAGTAAGTGTTCGATGTCTGTTCCTGGCGCATAACCCGTGGAGTCGGTTCCGATGGCACGAATTCTCACCGTGGGCGTGGCCACCCTGGACGTGGTGATCAGCGTGGACGACTTTCCCCGGGAAGACGTCAAGATGCGGGCCCGGGGGGTGACCACCCGGCGCGGCGGCAACGCCGCCAATACCGCGGTGGTCCTCAGCCAGCTGGGCCACGATACCAGTTGGGCGGGCTCCGTCAGCACCGATGGCAACGGCGACTTCATCACCCGCGACCTGGCTCGCGCGGGCGTCAAGTCGGGCGGCATCGCCGTGCAACGCGACGGCGCCCTCCCCGTGTCCTACATCCTCAACAGCGTGGCCAGCGGATCCCGCACCATCATCCACCACCGCGACCTCCCCGAATTCAATTTCGAGGATTTCCGCCGCCTCGACCTGCGGCGCTACGACTGGCTCCATTTCGAGGGGCGTAACGTGGCGGAGACCCGGTGCATGCTCGCCCACTACCGGGGCCAGCACTCCGCCCTGCCGTGTTCCCTCGAGGTGGAGAAGCCCCGGGAGGGCATCGAGGAGCTGTTCGAGTTGGCGGACGTGCTGTTGTTCTCCCGCCAGTATGCCCGCGCCCGGGGCTTCGAAGAACCCGGCAGCCTGCTGGCCGAGGTCGCCCCCCGGGCGCCGCGGGCGCTGCTGGTGTGTGCCTGGGGCGAGGCCGGCGCCTGGGCCCGCACCTACGAGGGCGAGGAGTTCCACAGCCCGGCCTGCAGTTACGGCGCCGTGGTGGATACCATCGGCGCCGGGGACGTGCTCAACGCCGGCGTCATCCATGGTCTGGTGAACCAGCAGCCCCTGAACCGGGTGCTGCCCTTCGGCTGCCAGCTGGCCGGCGTGAAGTGCGCCCAGGAGGGTCTCGAGGACCTGCTGGCCAATTACCATCGCCTGGTGACGACGGACAAGCCCGCGCAGCCCTGATCCCACCCCGGCCATCGCCTCAGAAGGCCAGTACCAGCCCCCACACCACAGCCACGTTCACCAGGGCGACGAACACCGCCGCCGAGCCGATGTCCTTGGCCCGCTTGGACAGCACGTGATGCTCGTTGCTGATGCGGTCGACGACGGACTCCACCGACGAGTTCACCAGTTCCACCGCCAGCACCAGCAACAGACTGGTGAGCAGCAGCGCCTTCTCCACGCCCCCCTCCCCCAGCCACAGGCCCAGGGGCACGAGGATGGCGCTCAATACCACCTCCACCCTGAAGGCCTCCTCGAAACGCCAGGCCGAGATCAGGCCTGCCAGGGACCAGCCGCAGGCATTGCGCAGCCGGGTCAGTCCCTTGTACCCGGGTTTGCGCAACGCATCCCTCTCCCCGTCCGGTACGTTCATGGGCCTCTCGTCGTCATGCCAGGGTGGTGAAACTATCGGACCTTCATGAAACTTTCATTAATGGGCCACGGAACGGCAAAGATCGGCGCCCGGAAACGGCCAACGGACACATGGCAAGAAAAGCATCACCGAACTGCAACCCAAGCTTCATATGACGGGTATATACCATATCCATGTCCGCACATGGTGAACACCGACATGGAAACCCTGCGCTACCGTTCCATCTGGCTGTCCGATATCCATCTCGGCACCCGGGACGCCAAAACGGAATACCTCTACGATTTTCTGCGCCACACCGAATCCGATTACCTCTACCTGGTGGGTGACATCATCGACATGTGGAAACTAAAGGCCCGCTGGTACTGGCCCCGCATCAACAACGACATCATGCGGCTGGTGATGAAGAAGGCCCGCAAGGGCACGCGGGTGATCTACATCCCGGGCAACCATGACGAGCTGTTGCGGGACTTCTCGGACCACCTGTTCGGCGGCATCGAGATGATGGAGGAGGCGGTCCACGAGACGGCCGACGGCCGGCGGTTGCTGGTGCTCCACGGCGACGTCTTCGACTGCGTGGTGATGAACAGCCGCTGGCTGGCGGAGCTCGGCAGCTGGGCCTACGACATGCTGCTGCGGCTCAACCGCTGGTACAACGTGGTGCGCCGCCGCCTGGGTTTTCACTACTGGTCCCTGTCCCAGTACCTCAAGCACAAGGTCAAGGAGGCGGTGAGCTACATCGGCGACTACGAGCAGGCGGTGGTGAAGGCCGCCCGCGCCAAGGGCGCCCACGGCGTCATCTGCGGCCACATCCACCACGCCACCATCACCCAGTACGGCGACATGCTCTATGCCAACAGCGGCGACTGGGTGGAGAGCTGCACCGCCCTGGCCGAGCGCGAGGATGGCGAGCTGACCCTCATCCACTGGGTCACGGACAGCGCCCGACTGCTGGACGACCTGCAGAACCATGAGAATATTGATAGCGACGGACGCGTGGTTCCCGCAGGTTAACGGCGTCGTACGCACCCTCTCCACCACCGCAGGGATCCTCGGCGACCTGGGTCACGAGGTGGAGGTGGTGGCGCCGCAGCGCTTCCGCACCATTCCCTGCCCCACCTATCCGGAGATCCGCCTGGCCCTGGGGGCGGGCCACGGCGTGCCCCGGGCCATTCGGGCCTTCGACCCCGGGGCCATACACATCGCCACCGAGGGCCCCATCGGCCTGGCGGCGCGGCGCTGGTGCGTGAGGCAGGGCCATCCCTTCACCACCTCCTATCACACCCGCTTCCCCGAGTACCTGCGGCTGCGGGCGCCCGTGCCCCTGGCCTGGAGCTACCGTTTCATGGGTTGGTTCCATGGCCGCGCGGCCCGCACCATGGTGGCCACTCGCTCCATGGAGCAGGAACTCGAGGCCTGGGGCTTCCGCCACCTGGTGCGCTGGACCCGGGGGGTGGACATCTCCCTGTTCCGCCCCCGCGAGTCGCCGGTGCTGGACCTGCCCCGGCCGCTGTTCATGTATGTGGGGCGGGTGGCGGTGGAAAAGAACATCGAGGCCTTCCTGGCCCTCGACCTGCCGGGCACCAAGGTGGTGGTGGGGGACGGCCCGGCCCTGGCGGAGTTGCGGCGGCGCCATCCGGACACCCACTTCACGGGCTACAAGATGGGCGAGGAACTGGCCGCCCATGTGGGCTCCGCGGACGTCATGGTGTTCCCCAGCCTCACGGACACCTTCGGGCTGGTGCTGCTGGAGGCCATGGCCAGCGGCGTGCCGGTGGCGGCCTTTCCCGTCCCCGGCCCCCGGGACCTGGTGCGGGACGGCGTCAACGGCTGCGTGGGAGAGGACCTGAGGGCCGCCGCCCTGGCCGCCCTGGAGGTGGACAGGGACGCCTGCCGCGGCTTCGCCGAGGGCTATTCCTGGGAGGCCAGCACCCGCCAGTTCCTCGCCAACCTCGCTCCCCGCGTGACCGCCGCGGTGTAATGCCCGCCGCCGCCCGCGCCGGACGTTTGGGGGCCCCCCGCGCCGGTGTTAGAATCCTGCGCTTTACAGCGAGGGTTCGAGGACGCCATGGCGGGACACAGCAAGTGGGCCAATATCCAGCATCGCAAGAAGGCGCAGGACGCCAAGCGCGGCAAGCTCTTCACCAAGCTCATTCGCGAGATCAGCGTGGCGGCCCGCCACGGCGGCGGTGACATAGAGACCAATCCGCGCCTGCGCCTCGCCGTGGACAAGGCCCTGGCCGGCAACATGACCAAGGACACCATCGAGCGCGCCATCAAGCGCGGCGCCGGCGACCAGGACAGCGACAATCTCGAGGAGGTGCGCTACGAGGGATACGGCCCCGGCGGTACGGCGGTGATGGTGGATTGCCTCACGGACAACCGCAACCGCACCGTGGCCGAGGTGCGCCACGCCTTCTCCAAGGCCGGCGGCAACCTCGGCACCGACGGCTCGGTGGCCTTCCTGTTCAACCATGTGGGCCAGATCAGCCTGGCCCCCGGCAACGACGAGGACACCGTGATGGAGGTGGCCCTGGAGGCCGGCGCCGAAGACGTCATCGGCAACGAGGACGGCTCCATCGAAGTCATCACGTCCCCCGACGCCTTCGCCGCCGTGCGGGACGCGCTTAAAGCGGCGGGGCTGGCGACGGAGGAGGCGGAGGTCACCATGCGGGCCACCACCGCCAGTGTCCTCGACGCCGACGACGGCGCGAAGATGCTGCGCCTGCTGGACACCCTGGAAGACCTGGACGACGTCCAGCAGGTGTACTCCAATGCGGACATCCCGGACGAGGCCTTTGAGGCCGTCGCCTGACGCGCATGGGGCGAGGCGCCCCATACCAAAGAGATGAAAGGCCACCTCGCCCCGGCTCGTTCCCTCACCCCATCCCTGTACTCCGGGCATCCTGCCCTTCGCCCTGCGGGCCGCGCCAGGGCGCGTTCAAATCCGTTCCCGACGGATTTGTCCCAGAGGGAGAGGGGGCGGTAGTGTGCCTGCGGCACGTCTTTCACGTTAAGTTGGGCCGCGCGTGAGCGCGGAGGCATCCCGCATCCTGGGCATCGACCCCGGTTCCCGCATCACGGGTTATGGCATCATCGACGTCCACAAGGGGGGCAACGGCTATGTGGCCAGCGGCTGCATCCGCACCGCGGTCACGGACATGCCCCGGCGCCTGCTGCTGATCCACGAGGGCCTGGAAACGGTGCTCGCCCGCTACCAACCGGATGCCACCGCCATCGAGCAGATCTACGTCCATCGCAACGCCGGCAGCGCCCTCAAGCTGGGCCAGGCCCGCGGCGGCGCCATCCTCACCGCCATGCTCCATCAGCAGCCGGTGTTCGAATACTCCCCCAGCCAGATAAAGCAGGCAGTGGTGGGCAGCGGCCGGGCGAGCAAGGAACAGGTGCAACACATGGTGCGACATCTGCTCGGGCTCTCCGAGGCCCCCCAGGAGGACGCCGCCGATGCCCTGGCGGTGGCCCTGTGCCATGGCAACACCGAGGCCACCTTCGCCCGCCTGCCCCAGATCAAGGTGCCCAGCGGGAGGCGCTGGCGGTGATCGGGCGCATCCACGGCATCCTGCGGGCCAAGCACCCGCCCCTGCTGCTCATCGATGTCCACGGCATCGGCTACGAGGTGGAGGCCCCCATGACCACCATCTACGAGCTTCCCAACCTGGGAGAGCCCGTGGAGCTCCACATCCATCACGTGGTACGGGAGGACGCCCAACTGCTGTACGGCTTCCTCCGGGAGCCCGACCGGGCCCTCTTTCGCACTCTCATCCGCATCAGCAACGTGGGACCCAAGCTGGCCCTGGCCATCCTCTCGGGGATGGACCACCGCCAGTTCTCCCTGTGCGTCCACGCCGGCGACGTGGCCGCCCTGACCCGCCTCCCCGGGGTCGGGAAGAAGACCGCCGAGCGCCTCATCATGGAGGTGCGGGACCGCCTGGACACCCTGGCCGACGCGCCGCCGGTGATGGGGCCCGCGGCCACCACCGCCCTGGAGGCGGACGACCCGGTGGGGGACGCCATCAACGCCCTGGTGGCCCTCGGCTACAAGCCCCAGGAGGCGAGCCGGCGCATCAACGCCGTCACCGCCCCCGGCCTCGCCTGCGAGGACCTCATCCGCCAGGCCCTCAAGGAGCGTAACCCGTGATCGAGCCCGACCGCCTGGTGGCCGCCAGCGCCGACGGCAACGACCGCGCGGTGGACCGCGCCTTGCGCCCCCGCCTGCTGGACCATTACGTGGGCCAGGAAGCGGTGCGCGAGCAGATGACCATTTTCATCACCGCCGCCCGTGGCCGCGCCGAGGCCCTGGACCATGTGCTGCTGTTCGGGCCGCCGGGCCTCGGCAAGACCACCCTCGCCCACATCGTGGCCGAGGAGATGGGGGTAGCCCTGCGCCAGACCTCGGGGCCGGTGCTGGAGAAGGCCGGGGACCTGGCCGCCATCCTCACCAACCTGGAGCCCAACGACGTCCTGTTCGTGGATGAGATCCATCGCCTGAGTCCCATGGTGGAGGAGGTGCTCTACCCGGCCATGGAGGATTACCAGATCGACATCATGATCGGCGAGGGCCCCGCCGCCCGCTCCATCAAGCTGGACCTCCCCCCCTTCACCCTGGTGGGGGCCACCACCCGCGCCGGCCTCCTGACATCGCCCCTGCGGGACCGCTTCGGCATCGTCCAGCGCCTGGAGTTCTACAGCCACGAGGAACTGGCCACCATCGCCCGGCGCTCCGCCTCCATCCTCGGCATCCACCTGGCGGAGGACGGCGCCCACGAGCTGGCGCGGCGCTCCCGCGGCACGCCGCGCATCGCCAACCGCCTGCTGCGCCGGGTGCGGGACTACGCCGAGGTGCGGGCCGACGGTCGCGTCACCGCGCCGGTGGCGCGGGCGGCCCTGGACATGCTGGACGTCGACCCCCTGGGCTTCGATGTCATGGACCGCAAGCTGCTGCTCGCCATCATCGAGAAATTCGACGGCGGACCGGTGGGGGTGGACAGCCTGGCCGCGGCCATCGGCGAGGAACGGGGCACCATCGAGGACGTGCTCGAGCCTTACCTGATCCAGCAGGGCTACCTGATGCGCACGCCCCGGGGACGGGTGGCCACGGCCCACGCCTGGCGCCACTTCGGCCTGGCGGCGGGCGAGGGCACCCCGGGGGATCTGTTCGGGGCCCCGCCCCCCCGGGGCGAGGAGCCGTGACGGCGGCCGCGGAGTTCCTGTGGCCGGTGCGGGTCTACTACGAGGATACCGATGCCGGCGGCGTGGTCTACTACGCCAATTACCTGAAATTTATGGAACGGGCGCGCACCGAATGGCTGCGGGTCCTGGGCTTCGAACAGGACCGGCTGGCGGCCGAAGGGGTGCTGTTCATGGTGGCGCACATCGCCGTGGACTACCTGGCCCCCGCCCGTTTCAATGACCGCTTGGACGTGGGTGTTAAACTCGAACGCCTGGCGCGGGCTAGTTTCGAACTCAGCCAGGCGGTGTGGGGGCCACCCGCCGGCCGCATCCTGTGCCACGGCCGCGTGCGCATCGCCTGCGTCCACAACCAGACCCTGAAACCCCGGGCCATTCCGCCCGCCATCCGACAGGAAGTAACGCGTGAGCACTGATCTATCCCTCTTCCACCTGGTGGCCGAAGCCAGCCTGCTGGTGCAGCTGGTGATGCTATTGCTGCTGCTGGCCTCGGTGGTCTCCTGGTCCATGATCATCCTCAAGTACATCACCCTGCGCCGTGCCCGCGCCGCGGCGGTGCAGTTCGAGGACCGCTTCTGGTCGGGCAAGGACCTGGTGCGCCTGTACAACGGCGTGTCCGCCAGCCACGTGCGTTCGGACGGCATGGCGCGCATCTTCGAGGCCGGCTTTCGCGAGTTCGCGCGCCTGCGCAAGCAGCCGGGCCTGGAGCCTAACGCCATCCTCGACAATTCCCAGCGGGCCATGCGTATCGCGCTGTCGCGGGAGGTAGACGCCCTGGAGAGTTCCCTGAGCTTCCTGGCCACGGTGGGCTCCACCAGCCCCTACGTCGGCCTGTTCGGTACCGTGTGGGGCATCATGAACTCCTTTCGCGCCCTCGGGAACGTCCACCAGGCCACCATCGCCATGGTGGCGCCGGGCATCGCCGAGGCCCTCATCGCCACCGCCATGGGCCTGTTCGCCGCCATCCCGGCGGTCATCGCCTATAACCGTTTCAGCCACGACGTGGACCGCCTCCTGAACCGCTACGACACCTTCATGGAGGAGTTCTCCAACCTCCTCCACCGCAAGGTCCACGACCCGCAATAAGCCCTCGAGTGCCGGAAGTCCCCATGCGAAGACAGCGCCGCCGCCCCATGTCCGAGATCAACGTCGTGCCCTACATCGACGTCATGCTGGTGCTGCTGGTGATATTCATGATCACCGCGCCGCTGCTGAGCCAGGGGGTCAAGGTAGACCTGCCCAAAGTGGCCTCGGAGCCCCTGCCCCCCAGCGAGCGCGAGCCCCTCATCGTCACCGTGGATCGCGAGGGCCGGGTGTTCGTCAATTACGGCGACGACCAGGACACTCCCATCGGCGAGGAGACCCTGATGGCGCGCGTGGCCGCGTTGTTGCGCAACCAGCCCGACATCCCGGTACTGGTGAAGGGCGACGAGGGCACCGCCTACGGTGCCGTGGTGCGGGTCATGAGCCTGCTCCAGGGAGCCGGTGCCAAGGGCATCGGCCTCATGACCGACCCGCCCGATCCCGAGCCGCGATGACCACCGTCGGTCCCTGGGACAAGGCCCGCGCCGTGGTGCTGGCCGTCGGCATCCACCTGGCCGTGCTGGCGGTGCTGGTGGTGAGCCTGGAGTGGACCCCGGATCCACCCGCCGCCGGCCCGCCCACGGGCGAGCCCATCAAGGCGGTGGCGGTGGACAGCAAGCGGGTGGAACAGGAGGTGCAACGCCTCGAGGACCTGGAGCAAAAACGCAAGGACGAGCTGGCCGCCGAGACCGCCCGCGCCCGCGAGGCCCGCCTCGCCGAGGAGCGCAAGCTTGCAGAAGCAGCCGCCGAGCGCCGACAAGAGGAGGAGCGCCGCCGCGCCGCCGAGGCCCAACGCAAGGCGGACGAGGCCAGACAGCAGGCCGCCGTGGAACAGGCCCGACAGGCCGAGGCCCGGCGCGCCGCCGAGGAGCAGAAACGCGAGCAGGCCGAGGCGGCGCAACGGGCCGCGGAGCAGCGGCGCCGGGAAGAGGAGGCGAAACGACGCGCCGAGGAACAGAAGCTGCAACAGGCCGAGGCCGCGCGCCGGGCCGAGGAGCAGCGGCGCCAGGAGGCGGAGCAGGCCCGCCTCGCCGCGCAGCAACGACGCCAGGAGGAGGAGGCCAGGCGTGAGGCCGAGGAGCAGCGCCTGCGTGAGGCGGCGGCCATGCGCCTGGCGGAGGAACGCAAGCAGCGGGAGGCCGAGGCCAAACGCAAGGCGCAGGAGAAGAAACGCGAGGAGGCCGAGGCCAGGCGCCGCGCCGAGGAGCAACGCCGCCGCGAAGAGACGGCCCGGCGCAAAGAAGAAGAAGAGCGCATGCAGGCCATCCTGGCCGCGGAGGAGGGCGAACTGGCGCGCCGCCGCCAGAGCCTGGAGGCCCGGGAACTGGATGAGTACCGCCAGGCCATCGCCGATCGCGTGGAGCGCTTCTGGCTGAAACCTCCGGGCACCCCCGATGGTCTCAAGGTGGAGGTACGGGTGACCCAGATCCCCGGGGGGGAAATCATCAATTACCGGATCACCCGTAGCAGTGGCAACATTGCCTTCGACAGCTCAGTGGAGAAGGCCCTGGCCAAGGCCTCGCCCCTGCCCCAGCCCGGCAACCCCAGTCTGTTCCAGCGTGAACTCAAGTTTGTTTTCGAACCGGAGGGATGACCCTTGTTCCATAAAACCCCAGGCCCGCTGACGGCCATCCTCCTGCTGTGCCTGGCCTGGGCCCCCGCCCAGGCGGTGCTGACGGTGAAGATCACCCAGGGTACGGAGGGGGCCCTGCCCATCGCCGTGGTGCCCTTCCAGTGGCAGGGCGCCACCAGCGTGCCGCCCCAGCGCTTCCACGCCATCATCGGCGATGATCTCAGGCGCAGCGGGCGCTTCCGGCCCGTGGCGGAGAGCGACCTGCCCGCGCGCCCCCACCAGGGCAGCGAGGTGGATTTCGGCACCTGGCGCAAGCTCGGGGTGGACAATCTGGTGGTGGGGCGTCTCCAGGCCCAGCCCGGCGGCCGCTACCGGGTGGAGTTCCAGCTCTTCGACGTCTACAAGGGGACCCAGCTCGCCGGCTACAGCATCCCCGTGGCGGGGGAGGACCTGCGCCTCACCGCCCACCGCATCAGCGACATCATCTATCAGAAACTCACCGGCGAGCGCGGCGCCTTCGCCACCTACATCGCCTACGTCACCGAGGACCAGGATCCCGCCGGCAAGCGGCGCTACACCCTGGAGGTGGCCGACAGCGACGGCGCCAACCCCCAGACCCTGCTCACCTCCGG
The Gammaproteobacteria bacterium DNA segment above includes these coding regions:
- the ruvB gene encoding Holliday junction branch migration DNA helicase RuvB encodes the protein MIEPDRLVAASADGNDRAVDRALRPRLLDHYVGQEAVREQMTIFITAARGRAEALDHVLLFGPPGLGKTTLAHIVAEEMGVALRQTSGPVLEKAGDLAAILTNLEPNDVLFVDEIHRLSPMVEEVLYPAMEDYQIDIMIGEGPAARSIKLDLPPFTLVGATTRAGLLTSPLRDRFGIVQRLEFYSHEELATIARRSASILGIHLAEDGAHELARRSRGTPRIANRLLRRVRDYAEVRADGRVTAPVARAALDMLDVDPLGFDVMDRKLLLAIIEKFDGGPVGVDSLAAAIGEERGTIEDVLEPYLIQQGYLMRTPRGRVATAHAWRHFGLAAGEGTPGDLFGAPPPRGEEP
- the ybgC gene encoding tol-pal system-associated acyl-CoA thioesterase, encoding MTAAAEFLWPVRVYYEDTDAGGVVYYANYLKFMERARTEWLRVLGFEQDRLAAEGVLFMVAHIAVDYLAPARFNDRLDVGVKLERLARASFELSQAVWGPPAGRILCHGRVRIACVHNQTLKPRAIPPAIRQEVTREH
- the tolQ gene encoding protein TolQ, whose amino-acid sequence is MSTDLSLFHLVAEASLLVQLVMLLLLLASVVSWSMIILKYITLRRARAAAVQFEDRFWSGKDLVRLYNGVSASHVRSDGMARIFEAGFREFARLRKQPGLEPNAILDNSQRAMRIALSREVDALESSLSFLATVGSTSPYVGLFGTVWGIMNSFRALGNVHQATIAMVAPGIAEALIATAMGLFAAIPAVIAYNRFSHDVDRLLNRYDTFMEEFSNLLHRKVHDPQ
- the tolR gene encoding protein TolR, whose protein sequence is MRRQRRRPMSEINVVPYIDVMLVLLVIFMITAPLLSQGVKVDLPKVASEPLPPSEREPLIVTVDREGRVFVNYGDDQDTPIGEETLMARVAALLRNQPDIPVLVKGDEGTAYGAVVRVMSLLQGAGAKGIGLMTDPPDPEPR
- the tolA gene encoding cell envelope integrity protein TolA; the protein is MTTVGPWDKARAVVLAVGIHLAVLAVLVVSLEWTPDPPAAGPPTGEPIKAVAVDSKRVEQEVQRLEDLEQKRKDELAAETARAREARLAEERKLAEAAAERRQEEERRRAAEAQRKADEARQQAAVEQARQAEARRAAEEQKREQAEAAQRAAEQRRREEEAKRRAEEQKLQQAEAARRAEEQRRQEAEQARLAAQQRRQEEEARREAEEQRLREAAAMRLAEERKQREAEAKRKAQEKKREEAEARRRAEEQRRREETARRKEEEERMQAILAAEEGELARRRQSLEARELDEYRQAIADRVERFWLKPPGTPDGLKVEVRVTQIPGGEIINYRITRSSGNIAFDSSVEKALAKASPLPQPGNPSLFQRELKFVFEPEG